The proteins below come from a single Afipia felis ATCC 53690 genomic window:
- a CDS encoding efflux RND transporter permease subunit, whose amino-acid sequence MSLSSPFIRRPVATTLLTFGLAAIGMVAFFHLPVAPLPEVDFPTISVQATLPGGSPEDVATTVASPLERHLGQIADVTEMTSSSTVGSTRITLQFGLNRDINGAARDVQAAINAARADLPSSLRTNPTYRKVNPADAPIMVLTLTSDTLTRGDLYDAASTVLAQKLSQVEGIGEVTVGGSSLPAVRVELIPQALNKYGIGLEDVRAALSSANAHSPKGAIDVGNDRYQIYANDQAIKADQYRSLIIAYRNGAAVRLSDVAEVVDSVENLRNAGLANGKPAVLIVLYRQPGGNIIGIVDRVKATMPQLHASISPAIDLNIAVDRSTTIRSSLREVEFSLFIAICLVVLVVFAFLRNGRATLVPVVAVSVSLIATFAVMYLMGYSLDNLSLMALTVATGFVVDDAIVVLENITRHIEAGMSPKEAALLGAKEVGFTVLSMSVSLIAVFIPILLMGGIVGRLFREFAMTISIAIVISLMISLATTPMMCSILLRQDHGERRGWLYLKSERFFELLLNGYRRTLNVALRHPRTVMLVLLAVLGLNFYLYAIIPKGFFPQQDTGRLIGIIQTDQSVSFQLMQQKLTQFVSIIKKDAAVDTAVGFTGGGQTNSGFMFVALKPLDERKASADQVIGRLRRELAVVPGATLYLQAVQDIRAGGRASNAQYQYTLEGATLEELNEWTPKITAALQKDPTLVDVNSDQQNKGLESNLVIDRDAAARLGITVSQIDNTLYDAFGQRQVSTIYVARNQYHVIMEVAPRYWQNPQTLKDVYISTSGGQVGGSQATNSVAGTVVAPGVSTSASAVASDAARNLATNSIGATGKGASSTGSAVSTSQETMIPLSAVAQFTQGTTPLAVNHQGLLVANTISFNLPPNVSLSTAVSKIEATMNRIGVPATIKGTFQGTAKVFQESLSNQPFLILAALVTIYIVLGVLYESYAHPLTILSTLPSAGVGALLALMAFNTEFSIMSLIGVILLIGIVKKNAIMMIDFALDAERSRNLSSRDAIYEACLLRFRPIMMTTMAAMLGAVPLAIGFGEGSELRRPLGIAIVGGLILSQMLTLYTTPVIYLYIDRIRLWFHRRSGDSSAPLAPLQSGE is encoded by the coding sequence ATGAGCCTATCGAGCCCCTTCATCAGGCGTCCGGTGGCGACCACGCTGCTGACGTTCGGGCTCGCCGCCATTGGCATGGTCGCATTCTTTCATCTGCCGGTCGCGCCGCTGCCGGAAGTGGATTTCCCCACGATCTCGGTGCAGGCGACCTTGCCGGGAGGCAGCCCCGAGGACGTCGCCACCACGGTCGCAAGCCCTCTCGAACGTCATCTCGGCCAGATCGCGGACGTCACCGAGATGACGTCGTCCAGTACCGTCGGCTCGACGCGCATCACGTTGCAGTTCGGGCTTAACCGCGACATTAACGGCGCGGCGCGCGATGTTCAGGCTGCGATCAATGCTGCGCGCGCGGATCTGCCGTCCAGCCTCCGAACGAACCCGACCTATCGCAAGGTCAACCCTGCCGATGCGCCGATCATGGTTCTCACCTTGACATCGGACACGTTGACGCGTGGCGATCTCTACGATGCGGCGTCCACGGTGCTTGCACAGAAGCTGTCGCAGGTGGAGGGGATCGGAGAGGTGACGGTCGGCGGCAGTTCGCTGCCGGCGGTGCGGGTCGAATTGATTCCGCAGGCTTTGAACAAATACGGTATTGGTCTGGAAGATGTTCGGGCCGCGCTGTCCAGCGCCAACGCCCACAGTCCGAAGGGAGCAATCGACGTTGGTAACGACCGCTATCAGATCTATGCCAACGATCAGGCGATCAAGGCGGACCAATACAGATCGCTGATTATCGCTTATCGTAACGGCGCAGCCGTGCGGCTCTCGGATGTCGCGGAAGTGGTCGATTCCGTGGAGAACCTGCGTAACGCGGGCCTCGCCAACGGCAAGCCGGCCGTGCTGATCGTGCTCTACAGGCAACCCGGTGGCAACATCATCGGCATCGTCGACCGCGTGAAGGCGACGATGCCACAACTGCATGCGTCGATTTCGCCCGCGATCGATCTGAACATCGCCGTGGATCGTTCGACCACGATCCGGTCTTCATTGCGGGAAGTCGAGTTTTCGCTGTTTATCGCGATCTGTCTTGTCGTCCTGGTGGTGTTCGCGTTCCTGCGCAATGGGCGCGCCACGCTGGTTCCGGTTGTCGCGGTGTCGGTGTCGCTGATCGCGACCTTCGCCGTCATGTACCTGATGGGCTACAGCCTCGACAATCTCTCGCTGATGGCGTTGACGGTCGCCACCGGATTCGTTGTGGACGATGCCATCGTCGTTCTCGAAAATATTACGCGGCACATTGAAGCCGGCATGTCGCCGAAGGAGGCGGCCCTGCTCGGGGCGAAGGAAGTTGGTTTCACTGTCCTGTCGATGAGCGTGTCGTTGATCGCCGTTTTCATCCCCATCTTGCTCATGGGGGGCATCGTAGGACGCCTGTTCCGCGAGTTTGCAATGACGATCTCGATCGCAATCGTGATCTCCCTGATGATTTCGCTCGCCACAACACCCATGATGTGCTCGATCTTGCTGCGGCAAGACCACGGTGAGCGCCGCGGCTGGCTTTATCTCAAGAGTGAGCGTTTCTTCGAGCTTCTGCTGAATGGCTATCGCCGGACGTTGAATGTCGCGCTCCGGCATCCTCGCACTGTGATGCTCGTTCTGCTCGCCGTTCTTGGTCTCAATTTCTATCTCTATGCCATCATCCCGAAAGGGTTTTTTCCGCAGCAGGATACGGGGCGGCTGATCGGCATCATCCAGACTGACCAGAGCGTTTCGTTCCAGTTGATGCAGCAGAAGCTCACGCAATTCGTGTCGATCATCAAGAAGGATGCAGCAGTCGATACGGCGGTCGGCTTTACCGGGGGCGGGCAGACCAATTCCGGTTTCATGTTTGTTGCGTTGAAGCCGCTCGACGAGCGCAAGGCTTCCGCCGATCAGGTCATTGGCCGGTTACGGCGCGAGCTCGCGGTGGTTCCAGGTGCAACCCTTTATCTGCAGGCCGTGCAGGATATTCGCGCAGGCGGCCGCGCCAGCAATGCGCAGTATCAATACACTCTGGAGGGGGCCACTCTCGAGGAGCTGAATGAGTGGACACCGAAGATTACCGCAGCGCTGCAGAAAGATCCGACGCTCGTTGACGTCAACAGCGATCAGCAGAACAAGGGGCTGGAATCGAATCTGGTCATCGATAGGGATGCGGCGGCGCGCCTTGGAATCACTGTCAGCCAGATCGATAATACGCTTTACGATGCGTTCGGTCAGCGGCAGGTCTCGACGATCTATGTGGCGCGCAACCAGTATCACGTCATCATGGAAGTGGCGCCACGCTACTGGCAAAACCCACAAACCCTGAAAGATGTTTATATCAGCACGTCGGGCGGCCAGGTGGGTGGATCGCAGGCAACCAATTCGGTCGCAGGAACAGTGGTTGCACCGGGGGTGTCCACATCCGCCAGTGCGGTGGCGTCGGACGCGGCGCGCAATCTCGCGACAAACTCCATTGGTGCAACGGGCAAAGGAGCGTCATCCACGGGGTCTGCAGTCAGCACGTCCCAGGAAACGATGATTCCGCTTTCGGCAGTCGCACAATTCACGCAGGGTACGACACCACTGGCGGTCAATCATCAGGGGCTTCTTGTCGCCAACACCATCTCGTTTAATCTCCCGCCGAACGTCTCGTTGAGCACGGCGGTGTCCAAGATCGAAGCGACGATGAATCGGATCGGTGTCCCGGCCACGATCAAGGGCACCTTCCAGGGGACAGCCAAAGTATTCCAGGAGTCGCTAAGCAATCAGCCATTTCTTATTCTGGCCGCGCTGGTCACGATCTATATCGTGCTGGGTGTTCTCTATGAGAGCTACGCCCATCCATTGACCATTCTGTCGACGTTGCCGTCCGCCGGTGTTGGTGCGTTGCTCGCGCTGATGGCGTTCAACACCGAATTCAGCATCATGTCGCTGATTGGCGTAATTCTTCTGATCGGTATCGTGAAGAAGAACGCGATCATGATGATCGATTTCGCGCTCGACGCGGAAAGATCCCGCAATCTTTCGTCGCGTGATGCAATTTACGAAGCTTGCCTGCTGCGTTTCAGGCCCATCATGATGACAACCATGGCCGCAATGCTTGGCGCTGTGCCGCTTGCGATTGGGTTCGGCGAAGGCAGCGAACTACGCCGTCCGCTCGGTATTGCCATCGTCGGCGGCCTGATCCTCAGCCAGATGCTGACGCTTTATACGACCCCCGTGATCTATCTCTATATCGATCGGATCCGGCTCTGGTTTCATCGCCGCAGTGGTGATTCGTCCGCGCCGCTTGCCCCGCTCCAGTCTGGGGAATGA
- a CDS encoding MdtB/MuxB family multidrug efflux RND transporter permease subunit produces MNPSQPFILRPVATTLLMVAIMLSGMLAFRFLPVAALPEVDYPTIQVQTFYPGASPDVMTSSVTAPLEVQFGQMPNLNQMSSVSSAGASVITLQFGLSISLDVAEQEVQAAINAAGNLLPSDLPAPPIYAKVNPADAPILTLGLTSKTMPLTEVEDFVDTRLAQKISQLPGVGLVSISGGQRPAVRIRADGRKLAAYGLNIDDLRTTLGNANINTPKGNFDGPMRAYTINANDQIRNAKDYRSLVIAYKNGSPVRLSDVGDVVDGAQNDKLGAWMNRTPAIILNIQRQPGANVISVVAGIKALLPQLQASLPAAIDVAILTDRTVTIRASVRDVEYELALAVVLVVLVIFVFLRNSRATLIPSLSVPLSLVGTLGVMYLAGFSLNNLSLMALTIATGFVVDDAIVVIENISRYIEEGEAPLQAALRGSEQIGFTIISLTVSLIAVLIPLLFMGDVVGRLFREFAITLSVTILISAVVSLTLVPMACAKLLKPTREVPENAFQRVSRESFERLIEVYGRALNWVLDRQTMVLLVALGTFVLTGVLYVVIPKGFFPLQDTGVIQAISEAPQSVSYAAMAQRQQALASAILEDPEVESLSSFIGVDGTNSTLNSGRLLINLKPHDQRTSSITQVMERLKDRTANLTGITLYMQPVQDLTIEGTVSRTQYQFILQDADAAQLNEWTPKLVDRLKDLPQLTDVTSDISAYGLSLFVDIDRDQAARFGITPATIDNALYDSYGQRIVSTVFTHSNQYRVILEAEPSLQQSLDSLSSIYLPSSVGGPPVPLSVMAKTRVETAPLLVTHLGQFPATTVSFNLAHGASLGEAVNAIKQAETEVGLPASMITNFQGAALAFQSSLANQAFLILAAIVTVYIVLGVLYESFIHPVTILSTLPSAGVGALLALMIAGQDLTIVAIIGIILLIGIVKKNAIMMIDFALDAERNEGKAPRDAIYQACLLRFRPILMTTMAAMLGALPLMLGTGAGSELRHPLGISIVGGLLVSQMLTLFTTPVIYLWFDRLSLRLSGQSPSGRQANEMG; encoded by the coding sequence ATGAACCCTTCGCAACCATTCATCTTGCGGCCGGTAGCAACCACGCTGTTGATGGTGGCCATCATGCTGTCGGGGATGCTCGCGTTTCGCTTTCTACCGGTCGCCGCGTTGCCGGAGGTGGATTATCCCACCATCCAGGTGCAGACATTCTATCCGGGAGCCAGCCCGGATGTCATGACATCGTCGGTCACGGCGCCACTTGAGGTGCAGTTCGGACAGATGCCGAACCTCAATCAGATGAGTTCGGTCAGCTCAGCCGGTGCATCGGTCATCACGCTTCAGTTTGGTCTGAGCATTTCCCTCGACGTGGCGGAGCAGGAGGTACAGGCCGCGATCAACGCCGCAGGCAACCTGTTGCCCTCGGATCTGCCCGCGCCACCCATCTATGCCAAGGTCAACCCGGCCGACGCGCCGATCCTGACGCTGGGATTGACGTCGAAGACCATGCCGCTAACGGAAGTCGAGGATTTCGTCGACACGCGGCTCGCTCAGAAGATTTCCCAGCTTCCCGGCGTGGGCCTCGTCAGCATCAGCGGCGGACAACGGCCTGCCGTGCGCATCCGTGCGGACGGTCGCAAGCTCGCTGCTTATGGCCTCAACATCGATGACCTGCGCACGACGCTTGGCAATGCCAATATCAATACGCCGAAAGGCAACTTCGATGGTCCGATGCGGGCTTATACGATCAACGCCAACGATCAGATCCGGAATGCGAAAGACTATAGATCGCTGGTTATCGCCTACAAGAATGGATCGCCGGTCCGGTTGAGCGACGTTGGGGATGTCGTGGACGGTGCCCAGAACGACAAGCTGGGTGCGTGGATGAACAGGACGCCGGCCATCATTCTGAACATTCAGCGGCAGCCGGGTGCGAACGTGATCTCGGTCGTGGCCGGCATCAAGGCGCTGTTGCCGCAGTTGCAGGCTTCGTTACCAGCCGCGATCGATGTCGCGATCCTGACCGACAGGACGGTCACGATCCGCGCGTCTGTCAGGGACGTCGAATACGAACTTGCGCTCGCGGTCGTTCTCGTGGTGCTCGTGATCTTCGTCTTCCTGCGCAACTCCCGCGCCACGCTGATCCCCAGTCTCTCGGTGCCGCTCTCGCTGGTGGGCACCCTGGGCGTTATGTACCTCGCGGGCTTTAGTCTCAATAATCTGTCTCTGATGGCTCTAACGATTGCGACCGGTTTCGTTGTCGACGACGCTATTGTGGTGATCGAGAATATCTCGCGTTACATCGAAGAGGGCGAAGCGCCGCTACAGGCCGCCTTGCGCGGATCGGAACAGATCGGCTTTACCATCATATCGTTGACGGTGTCGCTGATCGCGGTGTTGATCCCGCTGCTGTTCATGGGCGACGTCGTTGGCCGGCTGTTTCGCGAATTCGCGATCACGCTGTCCGTCACCATTCTCATCTCGGCGGTGGTGTCGCTGACACTGGTGCCCATGGCTTGCGCCAAGTTACTGAAACCGACGCGAGAGGTTCCCGAAAATGCCTTCCAGCGCGTCAGCCGGGAGTCTTTCGAGAGGTTGATCGAGGTCTATGGGCGCGCGCTCAATTGGGTGCTGGATCGGCAAACGATGGTTCTGCTGGTGGCACTTGGCACGTTCGTCCTGACAGGAGTCCTCTATGTCGTGATCCCGAAGGGATTCTTTCCGCTGCAAGACACGGGGGTCATCCAGGCGATTTCGGAAGCGCCGCAATCGGTGTCCTATGCTGCCATGGCGCAGCGACAGCAGGCGCTCGCGAGTGCCATTTTGGAAGATCCGGAGGTGGAGAGTCTGTCGTCATTCATCGGCGTCGACGGCACCAACTCCACGCTTAACAGCGGTCGGCTTCTGATCAATCTCAAGCCCCACGATCAACGGACATCCAGCATTACGCAGGTCATGGAGCGCTTGAAGGATCGTACGGCGAATTTAACCGGGATCACGCTTTATATGCAGCCGGTGCAGGACCTCACCATTGAGGGCACCGTAAGCCGCACGCAATACCAGTTCATTCTTCAGGATGCGGATGCCGCGCAACTGAATGAGTGGACTCCCAAGTTGGTGGATCGTCTCAAGGATCTTCCGCAACTGACCGATGTGACCAGCGACATCTCGGCTTACGGATTATCCCTCTTCGTGGACATCGATCGCGATCAGGCTGCCCGGTTCGGAATCACACCGGCGACCATCGATAACGCCCTTTACGATTCATATGGTCAGCGTATCGTTTCGACGGTCTTTACGCATTCGAACCAGTATCGGGTGATTCTGGAGGCAGAACCCTCCCTGCAGCAGTCGCTCGATTCCCTGTCATCGATCTATCTGCCGTCTTCAGTCGGCGGCCCGCCGGTGCCGCTGTCGGTGATGGCAAAGACGAGGGTTGAAACCGCGCCGTTGCTGGTGACCCATCTTGGCCAGTTTCCGGCGACTACTGTCTCTTTCAACCTCGCGCATGGCGCATCCCTCGGCGAAGCGGTCAACGCTATCAAGCAGGCGGAGACGGAGGTTGGCCTGCCGGCGAGCATGATCACCAACTTCCAGGGCGCAGCGCTTGCCTTTCAGTCATCGCTGGCTAATCAGGCTTTTCTCATTCTTGCGGCAATCGTGACCGTCTACATCGTGCTGGGCGTTCTTTACGAGAGCTTCATTCATCCCGTCACGATTCTGTCGACGCTGCCGTCCGCCGGGGTCGGCGCGTTGCTGGCGTTGATGATTGCTGGTCAGGATCTCACCATCGTTGCCATCATTGGCATCATTCTCCTGATCGGCATCGTGAAGAAGAACGCGATCATGATGATCGATTTTGCCTTGGATGCCGAACGCAACGAAGGCAAGGCGCCACGCGATGCGATCTATCAGGCTTGCCTGCTGCGCTTTCGACCGATTTTGATGACCACGATGGCTGCCATGCTCGGCGCACTGCCGTTGATGCTCGGCACCGGTGCCGGATCCGAGCTGCGGCATCCTCTCGGTATCTCCATTGTCGGCGGCCTTCTCGTTAGTCAGATGCTGACCTTGTTCACGACGCCTGTGATCTACCTGTGGTTCGATCGCCTCTCGCTTCGTCTCTCCGGTCAATCGCCCAGCGGGCGTCAGGCGAACGAAATGGGGTGA
- a CDS encoding efflux RND transporter periplasmic adaptor subunit: MDQPVKSREEISHQATAPISKQKTRRSLIWIVLLCVLVLAGLVWWTREKAASPTSSRGAPVISIVPEVVTKGDIGIGLNALGTVTSLATVTVRTQISGYLQKIDFKEGDEVKKGDLLAEIDPRPYEAALAVAQGNLARDEALLKGAQVDLVRYQKLAAQNAVPHQTLDTQVALVAQDQGTVEADRAAVKVAEVNLQYCRIVSPLDGRVGLRQVDQGNYVTPGDTNGLVVITQLRPISVLFTLPEDNLPAINKRLAAGAALPAIAYDRSGVNKIADGVLQTFDSQIDPTTGTIKLRAQFANDNEALYPNQFVNIRLLVDTHQNVTVMPVAGIQRGVPGTFVYLVNPNSTVSVRKVELGATDGDRVEVRSGLAPGDQIVVDGADKLRDGAKINLRNEAVGTPAQPQAGGKKQNPGKGQKQ, translated from the coding sequence ATGGATCAGCCCGTCAAGTCCCGCGAGGAGATTTCGCACCAAGCGACCGCGCCTATCTCCAAGCAAAAGACGCGACGATCCCTGATATGGATTGTGCTGCTCTGTGTCCTCGTGCTCGCCGGTCTCGTTTGGTGGACTCGTGAAAAGGCCGCATCGCCGACCAGCTCCCGCGGCGCGCCCGTTATCTCGATTGTGCCGGAGGTTGTCACAAAGGGGGATATTGGCATTGGCCTGAATGCCCTCGGCACGGTCACGTCTCTCGCAACGGTGACCGTGCGTACGCAGATCAGCGGCTATCTGCAGAAAATCGATTTCAAGGAAGGTGACGAGGTCAAGAAGGGCGATCTGCTCGCGGAGATTGACCCGCGCCCTTACGAAGCCGCTTTGGCTGTTGCGCAAGGTAACCTCGCACGGGACGAGGCGTTGTTGAAAGGTGCGCAGGTTGATCTGGTTCGCTACCAGAAACTGGCCGCGCAGAACGCGGTGCCTCATCAGACATTGGATACCCAGGTTGCGCTGGTTGCGCAGGATCAGGGCACGGTGGAAGCTGACCGTGCCGCGGTGAAGGTTGCCGAAGTCAATTTGCAGTATTGCCGTATTGTCTCACCGCTGGACGGCCGCGTGGGATTGCGTCAGGTGGATCAGGGCAATTACGTCACGCCCGGTGATACGAACGGCCTTGTCGTGATCACGCAATTGCGGCCTATCAGCGTTCTCTTCACGCTGCCCGAAGACAACCTGCCGGCGATCAACAAGAGACTGGCCGCGGGAGCCGCCTTGCCCGCGATCGCCTATGATCGCAGCGGGGTGAACAAGATCGCGGACGGTGTTCTGCAGACCTTCGACAGTCAGATCGATCCCACAACAGGAACGATCAAGCTGCGGGCTCAGTTCGCCAACGATAACGAAGCACTCTATCCAAACCAGTTCGTCAATATTCGGCTGCTGGTCGATACGCACCAGAATGTCACAGTGATGCCCGTCGCCGGCATTCAGCGCGGCGTGCCGGGGACGTTCGTCTATCTTGTCAATCCAAACAGTACCGTGTCGGTGCGGAAGGTTGAACTCGGTGCGACCGATGGCGATCGTGTCGAGGTCCGCTCCGGGCTGGCGCCCGGCGACCAGATCGTAGTGGATGGTGCGGATAAGCTGCGGGATGGCGCGAAGATCAATCTCAGAAATGAAGCCGTTGGCACGCCCGCACAACCTCAAGCGGGCGGAAAGAAACAGAACCCGGGCAAGGGTCAGAAACAATGA
- a CDS encoding tyrosine-type recombinase/integrase, whose product MPKRLPSGCFEQSDGPGKPVRVYYRPRTGMKKIRIYGEPWTESFMAEYAAAKGNAPKAAPKIGVKPDTWGWLCAQYVKECADYKRLDESTRTVRKRILDSMCAEPIAPGSDRIFKNLPLARMTADDIEVLRDRKLELPEAANGRVKAARMVTKWGFKKKHIKTNFGRDVETFKTATAGWHTWTLEEVEAFEKRWPIGTKPRLALALLMFTGVRKSDLVRLGKQHVKKGYLVFTVHKGRNRKPKRLSIPILPELQRIIEASPTGDMTFLVTAFGKAFTDKGMGVRMREWCDAAGLLQCSAHGLRKAGATIAAENGATASQLMAVFGWDSMEHAELYTRAADQKRLATDAMPLLVPQSPGESSKNAM is encoded by the coding sequence ATGCCCAAACGCCTCCCTTCCGGTTGTTTCGAACAGTCAGATGGCCCCGGCAAGCCCGTGCGCGTCTATTACCGGCCGCGTACCGGGATGAAGAAGATTCGCATTTATGGCGAGCCGTGGACGGAATCCTTCATGGCGGAATACGCAGCGGCGAAGGGTAACGCCCCGAAGGCTGCGCCGAAGATTGGCGTTAAACCTGATACATGGGGATGGCTTTGCGCGCAGTATGTGAAGGAGTGCGCAGATTACAAGCGACTCGACGAGTCCACGCGCACCGTTCGAAAGCGTATTCTCGACTCCATGTGTGCGGAGCCCATCGCGCCGGGCTCGGATCGCATCTTCAAAAATCTCCCCCTCGCGCGAATGACAGCCGACGATATCGAAGTGCTGCGCGACCGAAAGCTTGAGCTTCCCGAAGCCGCGAACGGCCGCGTCAAAGCCGCGCGCATGGTGACGAAGTGGGGCTTCAAAAAGAAGCACATCAAAACCAATTTCGGCCGTGATGTTGAGACGTTCAAAACAGCGACCGCAGGCTGGCACACTTGGACGCTCGAAGAGGTCGAAGCTTTTGAAAAGCGGTGGCCGATTGGCACCAAGCCACGTCTCGCCCTCGCGCTGCTCATGTTTACGGGCGTCCGCAAATCCGACCTCGTGCGGCTCGGAAAGCAGCACGTCAAAAAGGGCTATCTCGTTTTCACCGTCCATAAAGGCCGCAACCGGAAGCCGAAGCGTCTTTCGATTCCAATCCTGCCGGAACTACAGCGGATCATTGAAGCTTCGCCAACCGGCGATATGACGTTCCTCGTGACGGCCTTTGGCAAGGCGTTCACGGACAAGGGCATGGGCGTGCGTATGCGCGAGTGGTGCGATGCGGCGGGGCTGCTGCAATGCTCCGCGCACGGGCTCCGGAAGGCCGGGGCGACCATTGCCGCAGAGAATGGGGCGACGGCCAGTCAGCTTATGGCGGTCTTCGGCTGGGACAGTATGGAGCACGCGGAACTTTACACCCGCGCGGCCGATCAGAAGCGCCTCGCCACGGATGCGATGCCTCTTCTCGTACCGCAATCTCCGGGGGAATCTTCGAAAAACGCTATGTGA
- a CDS encoding head maturation protease, ClpP-related: MYSASLPSISEADSFTVPNGRAGFWPPPCPARPSIFIFIFSVRDFNMSQWFSMAKASAGGAANINIYSEIGEYGLSAKDFNESLFALGRPSQLNISISSNGGDVSQGFAIYNMLARHSAKKVVTIEGIAASMASVIAMAGDEIVMPSNSMLMIHNPWGGVVGDADEVDSFGEALRKMQDQIADVYAKRSGASKAKIVELMDAESWLTAQEAVDLGLADRVSDAVRMAALIDTGKFKNTPNSIKEMTANWKPRSWDDMRIKAFQRWNASCKAA, encoded by the coding sequence GTGTACTCCGCTTCGTTGCCGTCCATCTCCGAGGCGGACTCCTTCACAGTCCCAAATGGCCGCGCCGGTTTTTGGCCTCCACCTTGTCCGGCGCGGCCATCAATTTTCATTTTCATATTCAGTGTAAGGGATTTCAACATGTCGCAGTGGTTTTCGATGGCTAAGGCCAGCGCGGGCGGCGCTGCCAACATCAACATTTACAGCGAAATCGGCGAATACGGGCTTTCCGCAAAGGATTTTAACGAGAGCCTTTTCGCGCTGGGTCGCCCAAGTCAGTTGAATATCTCAATCTCTTCGAATGGCGGCGACGTATCGCAGGGCTTTGCGATTTATAACATGCTCGCGCGTCATTCGGCGAAGAAGGTCGTGACCATCGAAGGAATCGCAGCCTCAATGGCTTCGGTGATCGCGATGGCTGGCGATGAAATCGTAATGCCATCCAATTCCATGTTGATGATTCATAATCCGTGGGGCGGTGTGGTCGGTGATGCGGATGAAGTCGACTCGTTCGGCGAGGCACTTCGCAAAATGCAGGACCAGATTGCGGACGTTTATGCGAAGCGGTCCGGTGCCTCGAAGGCGAAAATCGTGGAGTTGATGGACGCCGAATCTTGGCTTACGGCGCAAGAGGCCGTTGACCTTGGGCTAGCCGACCGTGTTTCCGATGCCGTGCGGATGGCTGCGCTCATCGATACCGGAAAATTCAAGAACACTCCGAATTCCATCAAAGAGATGACGGCGAATTGGAAGCCGCGTAGCTGGGATGACATGCGCATCAAGGCTTTTCAGCGTTGGAACGCGTCCTGCAAGGCCGCCTAA
- a CDS encoding major capsid protein, protein MSDFAIDIFNDDAFSMTSLTAGINNLDHVPGRAGDLAFTGVGEGVATNTVVIESIDMQLSLIPTTLRGAPAPYETRDRRKAIQLAVPHIKLEDTVQADSVQNVRDFASGELVGAEAVINRQMQRMALRHDLTIENHRLGALRGVIHDADGSVLLDLFAEFGISNSLGQAAPETFEFPLDDYSGVGITNSIRTKCQAIQRFMRRNAKTVIPKTAQVWAFCGDNFFDKLLEHPSVKGVYDGYAAAKQALGDNYAFGIFEFGGIMWENYQGTDDGETVAIGPDEARFFFTGVPGLYAEYFAPGDFMETVNTLGLPRYAKLAPDKFNRYVELHTQQNPLPLCLRPQTLVRGVAEEASE, encoded by the coding sequence ATGTCTGATTTCGCGATTGATATCTTCAACGACGATGCGTTTTCAATGACCAGCCTTACGGCGGGGATCAACAATCTAGACCATGTGCCGGGTCGCGCGGGTGATCTCGCGTTCACTGGCGTTGGCGAGGGGGTGGCTACCAACACCGTCGTCATTGAGTCGATTGACATGCAGCTTTCGCTCATTCCGACGACTCTTCGCGGTGCGCCCGCGCCATATGAGACTCGCGATAGGCGTAAGGCGATTCAGTTGGCCGTGCCCCATATCAAGTTGGAAGACACAGTGCAGGCCGATTCGGTGCAAAACGTGCGCGACTTTGCGTCGGGCGAGCTTGTCGGTGCGGAAGCGGTCATCAACCGGCAGATGCAGCGCATGGCGCTTCGGCATGATCTGACGATTGAAAACCACCGGCTCGGCGCGCTTCGCGGAGTCATTCACGACGCGGACGGTTCGGTTCTCCTCGACCTCTTCGCGGAGTTCGGAATTTCAAACTCGCTCGGGCAGGCCGCGCCGGAGACATTCGAATTCCCGCTCGACGACTATTCCGGTGTAGGTATCACAAATTCGATCCGAACGAAGTGTCAGGCGATTCAGCGGTTCATGCGCCGGAACGCGAAGACTGTGATTCCGAAGACCGCACAGGTGTGGGCGTTCTGCGGCGACAACTTCTTTGACAAGCTGTTGGAACATCCCAGCGTTAAGGGCGTGTATGACGGCTACGCGGCGGCGAAGCAGGCGCTAGGCGATAATTACGCCTTCGGCATCTTCGAGTTCGGCGGAATCATGTGGGAAAACTACCAAGGCACCGACGACGGCGAGACAGTCGCAATCGGTCCGGATGAGGCGAGGTTCTTCTTCACCGGCGTGCCCGGGCTCTATGCCGAATACTTCGCCCCCGGCGACTTCATGGAGACCGTCAATACGCTTGGTCTTCCGCGTTATGCGAAGCTCGCGCCGGACAAGTTCAATCGCTACGTCGAACTGCACACGCAGCAGAACCCGCTCCCGCTGTGCTTGCGTCCGCAGACTCTTGTTCGCGGCGTAGCGGAAGAGGCGTCCGAATAA
- a CDS encoding ribbon-helix-helix protein, CopG family: MAKKTKRKPIHLSEERIGVRLPRTLLRQVDVLAAETLCPRSYAIRRLIMRGLEQKESINA, translated from the coding sequence ATGGCGAAGAAAACGAAGCGAAAGCCAATTCATTTGAGCGAAGAGCGCATCGGCGTGCGCCTCCCGCGCACCCTTTTGCGCCAAGTGGACGTGCTCGCCGCCGAAACGCTTTGCCCACGCAGCTACGCAATCCGCCGCCTCATTATGCGCGGCCTTGAGCAGAAGGAGTCTATCAATGCGTGA